A DNA window from Malus domestica chromosome 12, GDT2T_hap1 contains the following coding sequences:
- the LOC103413991 gene encoding perakine reductase-like — protein MAEGQEIQIPRVKLGTQGFEVSKLGLGCMGLSWINSPDAEKEGISVIKHAFSKGITFFDTSDIYGTVNYNEILPDHSNEILVGKALKEMPREKVQLATKFGIVSISFGHGQPRWEVRGDPEYVRSCCQASLKRLGVDYIDLYYQHRVDQSVPIEDTMGELKKLVEEGKIKYIGLSEASPDTIRRAHAVHPITAIQMEWSLWTRDIEEEIIPLCRERGIGIVPYSPLGRGFFAGKAVLEKLDSKVHAAAHPRLTGENLEKNKQIYYRIENLAKKHECCAAQLALSWVLHRGNDVVPIPGTTKIKNLDVNIGAMALKLKEEDLKEISDAVPLDEVAGEKIFENASPLQWKFANTPRRNPN, from the exons ATGGCCGAGGGGCAAGAAATACAGATTCCAAGAGTTAAACTTGGAACCCAAGGATTTGAG GTGTCAAAATTAGGGCTTGGATGCATGGGACTTAGCTGGATAAACTCTCCAGATGCCGAAAAGGAAGGAATCTCAGTAATAAAACATGCCTTCAGCAAAGGAATCACCTTCTTCGACACATCTGATATATATGGAACTGTGAATTACAATGAAATTCTACCTGATCATTCCAATGAAATTCTTGTAGGCAAG GCGTTGAAGGAAATGCCGAGAGAAAAAGTTCAGTTAGCCACGAAATTCGGTATTGTAAGTATAAGCTTCGGACACGGACAGCCTCGTTGGGAAGTAAGGGGCGATCCGGAGTATGTTAGGTCGTGCTGCCAGGCGAGCTTGAAGCGCCTTGGTGTCGACTACATTGATCTCTACTACCAACACCGGGTGGATCAATCCGTACCTATTGAGGACACG ATGGGGGAGCTGAAGAAACTTGTGGAAGAAGGAAAGATAAAGTATATCGGATTATCAGAAGCGAGCCCGGACACGATTAGGAGGGCTCATGCAGTTCATCCCATCACAGCCATACAAATGGAGTGGTCACTTTGGACTCGTGATATCGAGGAAGAGATTATTCCACTTTGCAG GGAACGTGGCATTGGAATCGTTCCATATAGTCCTCTTGGCCGTGGTTTTTTTGCCGGAAAAGCGGTTTTGGAGAAATTGGATTCTAAAGTTCATGCG GCTGCACATCCTCGGTTGACAGGAGAGAActtggaaaaaaacaaacagataTATTATCGGATCGAAAACCTTGCTAAAAAACACGAATGCTGTGCTGCTCAACTAGCCCTCTCATGGGTTCTCCACAGAGGAAATGACGTTGTTCCGATCCCCG GGACGACGAAAATTAAGAACCTGGATGTGAACATTGGCGCTATGGCGCTGAAACTCAAAGAAGAGGACCTGAAAGAAATTTCCGATGCTGTGCCTCTCGACGAAGTAGCCGGCGAGAAAATTTTCGAAAATGCAAGTCCCCTGCAATGGAAATTCGCCAACACTCCGCGAAGGAATCCGAATTAA